A region from the Triticum urartu cultivar G1812 chromosome 1, Tu2.1, whole genome shotgun sequence genome encodes:
- the LOC125536298 gene encoding uncharacterized protein LOC125536298, with protein MRGRETPKARSGAATPSCPQSPLSITHDGEFYARLLTRESSLANPSFRYYGAGPAAVPFGWESQPGTPKDATSCCRALPAAVPAITPPPSYHARAVSASSYGDSGRLQGRRSKGAPAGDRSCKCCCGGYRRLKWIKIGFIAAVFRRIALGRSRVSSSPSSSAASVQSSSSSTRWLFSGGSSSCLDEAGAHHYQYYEAPAMTGMLCLGVRPSPWMVKFCGGRREPVWVQGWP; from the coding sequence ATGAGAGGGCGAGAGACGCCCAAGGCTCGCAGCGGCGCGGCGACCCCGAGCTGCCCGCAGAGCCCGCTCAGCATCACGCACGACGGCGAGTTCTACGCGCGCCTGCTCACCAGGGAGAGCTCCCTCGCCAACCCCTCCTTCCGCTACTACGGCGCCGGCCCCGCCGCCGTGCCCTTCGGCTGGGAGTCCCAGCCGGGCACGCCCAAGGACGCCACCTCCTGCTGCAGGGCGCTCCCCGCCGCCGTCCCGGCCATCACCCCCCCGCCGTCCTACCATGCGCGGGCCGTCTCGGCGTCGTCGTACGGCGACAGCGGCAGGCTGCAGGGCCGCAGGAGCAAGGGCGCCCCCGCTGGCGACAGGAGCTGCAAGTGCTGCTGCGGCGGCTACAGGAGGCTCAAGTGGATCAAGATCGGCTTCATCGCCGCCGTGTTCCGCCGGATCGCGCTCGGCAGGTCCCGGGTGTCCTCGTCGCCGTCCTCGTCCGCGGCGTCGGTGCAGTCGTCCTCGTCGTCCACCCGCTGGCTCTTCTCCGGCGGCTCGAGCAGCTGCCTGGACGAGGCCGGTGCCCACCACTACCAGTACTACGAGGCGCCGGCGATGACGGGGATGCTCTGCCTCGGGGTCCGGCCGAGCCCGTGGATGGTGAAGTTCTGCGGCGGCCGGCGGGAGCCCGTCTGGGTGCAGGGCTGGCCGTAG